In Pseudomonadota bacterium, the genomic stretch GAATTCATTGGCTCCCCGAGCAGGACTCGAACCTGCGACCCAATGATTAACAGTCATTTGCTCTACCAACTGAGCTATCGGGGAATCAAGCCGCCTAATATAGAAGACGCTGCCTGGACGGTCAAGCGGCGCCGGAGTTGATCGGGGTGACGTTGCCGTCGAGGGCCAGCGCCTTGAGGTAGGCCCTGAAATCCTCGCCGAGCTCGTCGTGCCCGAGGCCGAATTCGACCTGGGCCTTGAGGTAGCCGAGCTTGTTGCCGCAGTCGAAGCGCTTGCCCTGGAACTCGTACGCCAACACCCGCTGTTCGGTCAGCAGCTTCGCAATTGCGTCGGTCAGTTGGATCTCGTTGCCCGCGCCCCGCTCGGTGGTCTCGAGCAGCTCGAAAATGCGTGGCGTGAGCAGGTAGCGGCCCACCACCGCGAGGTTGCTCGGCGCTTCGTCGACCGGCGGTTTCTCCACGATGCCACTGACCTGGCTCAGGCGTTCGCCGACCGACTCGCCCGAGACGATGCCGTAGGCGTTGACCTCGTCCTCGGGTACGCGCTCGACGCCGAGCACGGAGCACTGTTGGTAGTTGTAGGCGTCGACCATTTGCGACAACACCGGTTGGCGCGTGAAATTGATCAGGTCGTCGGCAAGAATCACGGCAAACGGTTCGTCGTTGACAACCGGCTTGGCGCAAAGCACCGCGTGGCCGAGGCCGAGTGCCTCCGCCTGGCGGATGAACACACAGTCGACGTGCGACGGCACGATATTGCGCACCTGCTCCAACATCTCGGTCTTGCCTCGGCTCTCCAGCTCCATCTCGAGCTCGTAGGCCTTGTCGAAGTGGTCGACGATGGCGTTCTTGGTGCGCCCGTAGACGAACACCAGCGTGTCGACCCCGGCGGCCACAGCCTCCTCGGCGGCGTACTGAATCAGCGGTTTGTCGACGACGG encodes the following:
- the galU gene encoding UTP--glucose-1-phosphate uridylyltransferase GalU; translated protein: MKPIRKAVFPVAGMGTRFLPATKASPKEMLPVVDKPLIQYAAEEAVAAGVDTLVFVYGRTKNAIVDHFDKAYELEMELESRGKTEMLEQVRNIVPSHVDCVFIRQAEALGLGHAVLCAKPVVNDEPFAVILADDLINFTRQPVLSQMVDAYNYQQCSVLGVERVPEDEVNAYGIVSGESVGERLSQVSGIVEKPPVDEAPSNLAVVGRYLLTPRIFELLETTERGAGNEIQLTDAIAKLLTEQRVLAYEFQGKRFDCGNKLGYLKAQVEFGLGHDELGEDFRAYLKALALDGNVTPINSGAA